One Stratiformator vulcanicus genomic window, AGATTCGGCCTCATCGGTGATGGGTTGATCGACTTCGGCCAGCATTAATTCGAGTTGGCTCAGCCGATCCAGGAGTTCCGCCTCACGCCGGCGAGCCTGTTCATCTCGTTCGGCAAGACCGACCTGCTGTTCGCGGACGGCGACCTCGGTGCCGGCGATCTCGGCCTGCAGTCGGGTGGCGTCGTTCTCGCGCCATGCGACATCCGCCTCGCGTTCGGCGAGCAACGTTTCTCGTTGTTCGAACTCGTCCGAGGATCGCTGGAGTTCCGCCTCGCGTTCGTCGAGTTCTCGGCGGGCCTGTTCGAATTGCGATTGGGCCTCATCGAACTCGCGGGTCCGGGTATGAAGCTGCTCTTCGCGCTCGTCGAGCTCGCTTCGACGGTGGTCAAGTTCGTCGCTCTTTGCCTTCTGATCGCCCTCGGCTGCTCCGAGTTCTTCGGCGCGTTGATCAAGCTCCGCCTCGCGTTGCTGCAACTCGGTGCGGGCGTCGTCCAGCTCTTGCTCGCGTTCCGTCAGGTCATGCTGACGTTGCTCCAGTTCGGCGACGGACGCGGAATTCCGTCCCGAAACTTCCTCGGTGAGCGCGGCTCTATCGGCCGCGATGCGGTTCGCTTCTTCGTCCAGTTCGGCTCGTTTTGTCTCGAACTCTGTTCGCTCGGCATCGAGACGCTGCCGTTGTTGGTCGAGTTCGGCCTCCGATGCGGCGAATTTGTGACGAGCCTCGTCGACCTCGGCGCCGGCTCTATCGAGTTCGTTGCGGGTTTGTTCGAGCTGAACCTGCTCCGCCTCAAGGCGATGGCATTCGTCGTTGAAATGCGTTTCGCGATCGCGAAGCCGCGTGAGTTCTTCGTTGAGATCGGACTGCGCCTGCTGCAGTTTGCGTTGCTCCGCCTCGATCAATCGCAACTCATCACGGGATTCGGTTTCCGCTATCGAGAGCCGCTCCGCTCGCGTTTCGAGCTGACGTTCCAAGGCCGCCAGCTCGTCGCGTTGCCGGTCGATCTCCGTGCGATCGGAGAGAAGTTCCTCCGTGATGTCCGCGAGCAATGCCGCTTTGCGATCGCGTTCCCCGTTATCGCTTGTGATTTGCGGGACGACAGACTGACCGACCTCCGGCTGAAGGGGCGGGAGTGCTCGGTTGAGCTGATGCCGCACAGCGGCGACTTCGAGCAGTCGATCGTTGTCGCGACGGGCCGCTTCCTCGCGGGCATCGCGAGCGGCTTGCTCGGCGGTGCGGACCCGCTGCAAGAGTCCACGCCGTTTGTCCTTAAAATCGCGCTGACGTTTCCGCACGGAATCCTGTAGCTTCCGCAGACGGGTTTCCCGCTCATGGAGGCGTTGCTCGGCCTCCCGTCCTTCGTCAAAGGTCTCCCGCAGCGATGCCAATTGGAGGTCGAGCAGCACGCGCTTTCGCTCGGCGTCGGCGGCACGATCGGCGAAGCCCGCGAAGACATTCTGCAAATCCTGCTGCCCGATTGCCCCGAGCAAGCCGGCTGACTGCGAAGCGGCGGGCGTTGCTCTGGGCGGCGCTGCTTCGACGGCCATTTCGATCGGGCCGATCGCCAGATGGTCGCCCGCTCGCAGAAGCATCGCGTCGCGGACCGGTCCGTCGTTGAGCCAGACGCGTGGATCGAGCGGCTTGAGCCGGACTTCATGACCCTCCGACTCAATAACGGCATGCCGCGCGGCGATGCCGCCGGCGCGAAAGTGCAAATCGCAATCGGGCGCGCTGCCGAGCGTGAGCCGACCCGGGCCGAGCAACCGGGTGCGGGCCAGCGACGCGGGCCGCACCACTCGAATTTGAAGTGTGGCGGGGTGGCTTCCGCGCAAAGCAGCCTCGGCCGAAGCGTCCGTCAAGTCGGCCCGGCTCGTAGTGTCGGACTTTGGGGATGCGACGGACAACAGCAGCCTCGTGGGTCAGAGGTGACAGGCGAACGCGAAACCGACGCACAATCGTACTTCGAACGTGCATACGGACCGTGCGGCGCCTGTCGGTCGGTCTTATGGGAGTCAAACCGTTCAGTCAGTGCGGCAGTGAGCGCAAAGTGACGCTCCATGTCGGTGCATCGGCCGCGCGCGAGGTGTCTCTGAATGCGGAGGGGACGGAAGCGGGGAAGACAGGCGAAGCCGAGAGCAGTTTGACCCTTATGGGGACAGTGGTGATAATTCCGCCGGGAGCCAGTTGTTCCGAATCTTCCGGCGGTCCGGCATCTCTGAAGCAAGTGGTGGTTTGCGGCCATCAATCGGCCATCTACACTATGGCGAAGACGGCGTAGGGCGTGACATGATCGACATGACCGGCTGGTCGCTCAACGTCACACGCCGCAAGCCTGCGAACGCCGAACCAGTCCCCTTCGAGCGACGCTGTCTGTGCGGGACGCCGCTGACCGGAGAGCGGACCGAAGCGGCCGCTGCGGTCGAGTGTTCCGAGTGCAGGCGGCAATGGTTCGTCCTGCCGATCGACGTCTACCCGCGCCGCGGTAACGCGCGCCGCAAGACGTATCGACCGGCTGATGCGAAGAAGCTGCTCAAGTCGTCGAGCGTCGCCGTGCAAAAGAAGGCCGTGTCCGCGTCGGGCACGGCGGGTCGCAAGATTGCCGAGTCGTCGCGGAATGTAGCGAGAAATCTGGTCCCGAAGATCAACACGGCGTTGATTCGGTTCCAACTAATCCTCGGGGCGATCGCTCTTCTCATTGCGATGACGATCGGCTGGCTCTGGCATCAATCGGCCGTCGAAGAAGCGCGTCGAGGTCTACAAAGCGCGATCGTCACTGCCGAAGAAGCGGTCGGCCTGAAAGACTTCGAGCGGGCAAAAACCGTACTGGAACCAATCGTCCGTCAGCTCGATACGTTGGGGATGAGCGGCCCCTCGGTTCAACTGGCCCGGCAGCGATATGCGGAGAGCGTTGCGGCGAGCGATCTCAGTTCGCAGCCGCTATTCGAGTTGATCGCCGAAGCGTCTGACACGATTGCTCAAAGTCCGCCCGATGTCTGGCGGCGGCGATTCGACTTTCTCTATCAGCAGAAGTGGCTGCTGTTCGATACCGAATTGATCCGAACCGAAGAACTCATATTCCCCGAGCCTGAGATTGATGATTCGGAACCGACAGACGATTCGGGTGACGATGCCGAGCCGGCGGAGCCGGTCCCGCTGATCGTGAATCGACTCACAGTTCCCATTGCGGGAGGGCAGGGAAGGCCGGTCGAATTCATTGCTGACCTCGACATCTTCGCGGACCTGCCGGTCGACGCCCGGCCGCGACGCGTCATCTTCGCCGCTCAGATGATCGAAAGCGTGCCGCCCGAAGATGGCCGCGGTTGGCAAATTCGCTTGGACCCCGAGACGGCCGTGTTTTGGACCGATGAATCGAGCCTCAAGGCCTTGGGTTACGAGTCACTGCCCGAGAGCGACTTCGCCGAAGTTCGAACGATCTTGCAAGAGCAGTCCGAACGAGCGGGGCTCGAGATTGAGACCGAACCCTCGGATTCTCCCGAGAAATCGGACGAGGAGGAGGTCGATCAGTGAGCCGCAGTCCTCAGCGTCGCCAAACCGCCGGCCTTACATCGGTATTCATCTTGCTTGCCGTGTTTTCGGGTTCCGTAGCCTTCGCAGCCGCGCCGATTTCGATCCGTGAATTCAAGGAGATGGCGCCCAAGTATCCGATCTTCGCCGAAGGCCGCACCACGTTGACGCTCGAAGGACGCCGGGCTTCGTCGGGTGGGACCTTGCTGAAGTTTGAAAACTTCGATGTGCGGTTCCGACCGGTCGAGGGCGAGTTCCCGCTATTTCGCAATCGGAATGCGAACGCCCAGGTCCGCGGCTACATGGTGAGAGTTGATGGCGGCTTCGAGTTTCGCGTCGAACAAATCGAAGAGAAGCCGTCCGATCTCGATCGTTTCAAGAATGAACGCGTACTTATCGACGGTAGCGATCCCGACGCACTGCGTGATTTCGCGGAGCGGGTCCGCGAGCGCGCGGCGTTTTACGACGACGACCAATTGAGGGCGATGGCCGACGCCGCGCTTGCTCGATCGATCGAATTGCGTCGTCGATTGCTCGCCCGCGATGACGCTGCCGGCAGAGTGGAACTCGCCGAGGAATTGGAAGGAAAGACTTCAAAGACACGGCTGGCGGCGGAATTGCGTCACGAGGCCTGGCGGATTCGACGCAATGAAATTCCTGCCAAGAAATTTGACGAGCGGCGCGCGTTCGCGGAGTCGATCCGCAAAGAGTTGACCGGGGCCGACAAGGTTCTCAACCCATATCCGCGAGAACTGGCCGCCGACTACCAAGACGATCCGCTCCGAAACTATGCCGATGTCAAAGACGAAGAGCGGGCTTCGCTCCATCGACTGTTCTATATCGAGACCTTGCTTTCCGCATTCGACGCGAAAGCCACGGCCGATGGTCGAAATGGTGCGGAAATCGCCAAATTGATTGAGGCTTCGATCCCGGAACGGACCGATGTGGCCGCGGCTTATCGAGCGCGGGCGGTCGAATATCGGACTCGGCACGCGGCCGAGCTGACACGAGAAGAGGTCGTTGCTTTTGCGGCAGAACTTCGCGCGGGGAAGGAAGCACAAAAGGCGGATCAGGTACTTCGCGACTGGTTGGCCTCACGCACGACATTACTGAGGCGGGACGGGGCCGGCGGCCTCGTGCGGGCCGCGTCGGAATACACCGACCTGCTCGGCGATCAGGAGACCGCCGCGACACTCTTGCTGGAGGCCGCAAAGCAGTCACCTGACTCAGAAGAGGTCGCCGCAGCTCTCGCCAAGCTCGGGTACGAAGAGTCGGCGACCGGTTGGCTTTCCCCGGCCGAGGTCGCCGCTCGCAAGACGGCACGGGAATCGGCGTCGACACCCGATGCGATCGCGATCGGAATGCGGATTGATGACGTGGTGCGAATTCTGGGTCGGCCCGACGCGATCTCTCGAACCGTGTCGGCGTCTCAATTGCATGAAATCTATATCTACCGCACCGGCGGCTCCCGCCTGGCCGTGCATTTTCTGCGGTATAGCGGCGATGACTTAACGAAGTCGCGCGTCGTCGGTCAGCAGGTCGTTCCGTAAAAGGAAGATGTCTCGGTTAAGAGTCGAGGTCGACCCCCATGTCTTTGAACAGCCATTTCATGTCCTCCCACACATCTTTTTTTGCGGGAGGATTTCGCAGCAGGTACGACGGGTGATAGGTGCAGGCGACTTTCGCCTCGCCGTACTCGAAGAATTGCCGCCGCATCTTTCCGATCGGCTGGGATGCTCCCAGCAAACTCTTTGCCGCGACCGAGCCCCAGCAGACGATGTAGTCGGGACGCACGAGTGCGATTTGTGCGTCGAGATACTCGCGGCAATTCGCTGCTTCCGTCTCCGACGGATTTCGATTGCCCGGCGGGCGGCATCGCAGGATGTTGCAGATATAAATCTCCTCGCGCTTCATCCGACACGCGCCGATGATTTTGTTGAGCAATTGCCCGGCTCGGCCCACGAACGGCTCTCCTTCTCGGTCTTCATCGGCCCCCGGTGCTTCGCCGATGAACATGATCGCCGCCTCCGGATCGCCGACGCCGAACACCGTTTGAGTTCGAGTTTCGGCCAACTCTTGGCATCGCGTGCAGCGCGAAACCTTCTTCGCCAAGGTCGTCAGCCGGCGAATTCGCTCGTCGCGAGGGTAGGACTCTGTCGGCAGCTCGACTTCGACGTTGGTCGCAATGACTGACGGCTGCGGCTTCGTGGACGTCGGTTTCTTCTTGCCGTCAACCTTCGCTGCGGCATCTTTCTCAGCATCATCGTACTTGGCGACGGCGGTCAGGAAGGTAAGGTCGAACGCTTCTGACCGGGGCAGATGCGTTAGTCCCGCCCGACGATCGGCTTCGAGCCGTTTCCTCAGCATCCGCCTGAGCGTCACGATGTCCATCAATTTCGATCCGGTTGCGCCGCCGCCTGCCGCGGCAAATATCGATTCGGTGAGTGAATCGGTTATCGAATCGGAGAATGACAACGGATCGCCGCATTGTCCAACCGAGCGGGTCGTCCGATGGCATCGTTAGCACATGTGCTCAATGACGCGGCATGTCGGCTTGGTCGGCAAGTTGTGTGGCGGGAGCAACGGTCTCGCCGCGAGCCGACCGTTCTTAGGAACTCGTCAAAATGTCGGGGGACAACCCGAGTTCACGTCGGTCGCACGTTGGTAAATCTCCCAGAGACAAAGCAACTCGAAAATTTTATCGGGAAAAATCCGATCCGTTGGCCCGGAATATGTATCCCGTGGACGCAGAAAGTCTTTATGGTCCTGCCTTGGGAAGCCTGATGGCCTCCCTTCACTGCCTTCCTGACAACGCACTCGTTTCTTCGACATGGGCGGCGACCCATGCTCGGGAAGAAGAGCTGGCTCGCCGAAGTCCGCAATAGAAGTCCACAAGAATTGTTTCTGTCCGCGACCTACGCGGACCTACCTCGCATGGCTAAATTCCAGAAAGTTTCCGATCGGCCGCGAAGCCTTGGCAGCTTCGAAAGGGGAAACGCGCGCGTGGACGGCGACTCAACCGATCTGACGCAGACGATTCAGATTCAGCCATCGGTTGCCTCCTCGGTGACCTCGCACTGCGGCGCGCAAGCTGCAACCGATGCCGCGGCGAAGCAGAAAGACACGGTCTGCGGTCGTAGCGACGTCGAAACCGTCGACAGTCCGGCGCGGTTGCCGATTGTCCCGGGCGTCAACATCAGCCATCGGATCGGGCGCGGATCGTGTGGTTCGGTCTACGCCGCCCGTTTGGTCTCGAACGACCGCGCCGTATGCGTGAAAATCCTCTCCGCCTCATTGGCGGACGGCCCGATCGATCGCCGCCTTAGACGGGAAGCCTTCATTACCGCGATGCTGTCTCACCGACACATCGTGCGGACCGTCGACTTCGGCGAAATCTCTCGTATCCCCTATCTGGTGACCGAACTGGTCCCCGGATTGTCCTTGGATCGACTGCCGCCGATCGGGATGGCCGGCATTTGCGAAATCGGTCGTCAGGTGTCCTCAGCACTTGCCGCGACACACCGCGCGGGCGTGGTTCATCGCGACGTCAAACCGGCGAACATCGTCGCCTCGTTGGACGGCAAGGGATTCCCGCGGGCCAAGTTGATCGACTTCGGTCTCGCCCGATGCCCGGGCGATTCCGACGATGAAGACGGCTTGATTCGGCCGCGGCAGTCGCTCGGGTCTCCGCCCCATGTCTCGCCGGAACAGATTTCGGGACCGGTCGTCGTCGATGGTCGAGCCGACATCTACTCGCTGGGTTCGACTCTGTTTGAAATGTTGACCGGTTCGCCGCCGTTCGGTTCGACCGTGCCGGAGACGTTGACCCGCAAGTGCCACGAATCAGCTCCGCCATTGCGTTCGCTGCGGCAGGACGTGCCGCCCGCGTTGGAACGGCTCGTCGCCGCAATGCTAAAGCGCAAACGTGTGGACCGACCGGCCGAAGCGTCCGCGGTAGCGGCCGAACTCGCCGATCTGGCCTCAAGTCTCCGCTGACGGTCGGGCTCGGTTCGGTCGGCAGTCCGTTGAGTGCGACGTTCCCGGCCATCCACATTTCGCAGATTTCAGTTTAAGGGCTGACCGACCACCTTTCGCTTCGGGCAGTTGACTCTGAGGCCGGTACGCCGGTAATAATAGGATCGTTACGGGAATATTTTTCACGGCCCATCGGACCTCACGTCATGCACTCTCGAAATCGACAGATCGTCGTCGCGGGTGCTTGGTATTTTTGGTTTACCACCGGAACGGTTCCGGGCCGGGGAGACGCGTAACGACTTCCTACCACTGTGCGAAAGCAAGGCCCCGGAATCACGCGATTCCGGGGCCTTTTTCGTTGGGCGATTTGCACAAGCCGATGTTCGGAACAATTTAGTCAATCCCGTTGGTGAAACCCGGCCGAGCCACACGACGGCCGACAGGAGTGAGTAATGATCGTCGTCATGAAGCGAGGCACGAGTGAGGAGGCGGTCAAAGACGTCTCCGGCCGCATTGAGGAAATGGGAATGAAAGCGCATGTCATCGTCGGAACCGATCGCACCGTGCTGGCGGCCGTCGGCAAGGAGAGCGAAACGCTCCGGCAAGAACTCGAGGCGCATCCGCAGGTGGAGCAGGCAATGCCGATTCTGGCCCCATACAAGATTGCCAGTCGTGAAACCAAACCGGAGCCGAGCACCGTCACGGTCAAAAGTCTGAAGATCGGCGGTGGTCATATCGGAGTGATCGCCGGGCCGTGCTCGATCGAGAGCGAGTCGCAAATCTTCGAATCGGCCCAGCGCGTCAAAGAGTCGGGGGCGACGGGGTTACGAGGCGGGGCCTTCAAGCCGCGCACCAGTCCCTATTCCTTCCAGGGAATGAAAGAGGAGGGGCTGAAACTGCTCCAGGCCGCCGGTCAGGAAACGGGATTGGCGACCGTCACCGAAGTGATGGCTCCTCATGATGTTGACCTCGTCTGCCGCTACGCCGACGTTCTGCAGATCGGTGCGCGGAACATGCAGAATTACACCCTGCTCGAAGCCGTCGGCGGCGTCGATACGCCGGTGGTTTTGAAACGGGGGGCATCGGCGACGATGGACGAATTCCTGTTGGCGGCCGAATACATTCTCAACGGAGGCAACCAGCAGGTCATCTTGTGCGAACGCGGCATCCGCACTTTCGAATCGCACACGCGGTTCACGCTGCCTCTGGCGACGGTCCCCTATCTGCAAGAACGAACGCACCTGCCGGTCGTGATCGATCCGTCGCATGGAACGGGTGTCGCTTCGCTCGTGCCGCCGATGTGCCTGGCGGCTATCGCCGGCGGGTGCGACGGATTGCTTATCGAAG contains:
- a CDS encoding serine/threonine-protein kinase, encoding MDGDSTDLTQTIQIQPSVASSVTSHCGAQAATDAAAKQKDTVCGRSDVETVDSPARLPIVPGVNISHRIGRGSCGSVYAARLVSNDRAVCVKILSASLADGPIDRRLRREAFITAMLSHRHIVRTVDFGEISRIPYLVTELVPGLSLDRLPPIGMAGICEIGRQVSSALAATHRAGVVHRDVKPANIVASLDGKGFPRAKLIDFGLARCPGDSDDEDGLIRPRQSLGSPPHVSPEQISGPVVVDGRADIYSLGSTLFEMLTGSPPFGSTVPETLTRKCHESAPPLRSLRQDVPPALERLVAAMLKRKRVDRPAEASAVAAELADLASSLR
- the aroF gene encoding 3-deoxy-7-phosphoheptulonate synthase, translating into MIVVMKRGTSEEAVKDVSGRIEEMGMKAHVIVGTDRTVLAAVGKESETLRQELEAHPQVEQAMPILAPYKIASRETKPEPSTVTVKSLKIGGGHIGVIAGPCSIESESQIFESAQRVKESGATGLRGGAFKPRTSPYSFQGMKEEGLKLLQAAGQETGLATVTEVMAPHDVDLVCRYADVLQIGARNMQNYTLLEAVGGVDTPVVLKRGASATMDEFLLAAEYILNGGNQQVILCERGIRTFESHTRFTLPLATVPYLQERTHLPVVIDPSHGTGVASLVPPMCLAAIAGGCDGLLIEVHPDPTHAVSDGPQSLTPEAFDDTMRRGHQVAAAVDRKLG
- a CDS encoding FHA domain-containing protein, with product MSVASPKSDTTSRADLTDASAEAALRGSHPATLQIRVVRPASLARTRLLGPGRLTLGSAPDCDLHFRAGGIAARHAVIESEGHEVRLKPLDPRVWLNDGPVRDAMLLRAGDHLAIGPIEMAVEAAPPRATPAASQSAGLLGAIGQQDLQNVFAGFADRAADAERKRVLLDLQLASLRETFDEGREAEQRLHERETRLRKLQDSVRKRQRDFKDKRRGLLQRVRTAEQAARDAREEAARRDNDRLLEVAAVRHQLNRALPPLQPEVGQSVVPQITSDNGERDRKAALLADITEELLSDRTEIDRQRDELAALERQLETRAERLSIAETESRDELRLIEAEQRKLQQAQSDLNEELTRLRDRETHFNDECHRLEAEQVQLEQTRNELDRAGAEVDEARHKFAASEAELDQQRQRLDAERTEFETKRAELDEEANRIAADRAALTEEVSGRNSASVAELEQRQHDLTEREQELDDARTELQQREAELDQRAEELGAAEGDQKAKSDELDHRRSELDEREEQLHTRTREFDEAQSQFEQARRELDEREAELQRSSDEFEQRETLLAEREADVAWRENDATRLQAEIAGTEVAVREQQVGLAERDEQARRREAELLDRLSQLELMLAEVDQPITDEAESDVEGAELSALLAEELESERSAIEDLRAEIERRSADIDQRAEEIDARAAQLDSTADTQRAEREELDRLRDEIESGQAELEQQRTDLSEERQSIEAQVETLQNERKSLEEDLSRFDNDLDQLRNDRKEIEQQKSELESQRQELDALREAPAEEETAAKSSEELEQEAAEREAEFEKRNSEIQWQQSELEAREEELNEREANLTDRESVIADREQQAAETERELASRADRLSTREDELDGLRNELENRSNELDQLAAADAGWSSDRATQGDGAEEESDADDLGIDFDALSEFADSNTESGQSTATEESDAVADIAETESSDSESDSEDDPDLSSLRSTLAEMFELPGDQEAADESPSAENPSAAMHYDAADTADIDEAAPACPGAPSPIEAAVAEFAVNDADIDASADEGEPDSVASYMEGLLARMRNNTGEAPPSDPPRRAPEKKAKPKPVETIESAGMPDESTPEATEAPTEPEVVEPVRRKPRSQVDKDDLRAKTASFREVANRSARSAIARSELRRKKAAMVLKGVIVGIGLFIGIALVTTPLWFRESFVLHGLAAIIGCALVGYDLYRNYRELREEAGGSSGSKRSDQAKPPATADVPTADVPTADIPTADVSTAEPAKEVRIEE
- a CDS encoding uracil-DNA glycosylase, encoding MDIVTLRRMLRKRLEADRRAGLTHLPRSEAFDLTFLTAVAKYDDAEKDAAAKVDGKKKPTSTKPQPSVIATNVEVELPTESYPRDERIRRLTTLAKKVSRCTRCQELAETRTQTVFGVGDPEAAIMFIGEAPGADEDREGEPFVGRAGQLLNKIIGACRMKREEIYICNILRCRPPGNRNPSETEAANCREYLDAQIALVRPDYIVCWGSVAAKSLLGASQPIGKMRRQFFEYGEAKVACTYHPSYLLRNPPAKKDVWEDMKWLFKDMGVDLDS